In one Halorubrum sp. CBA1229 genomic region, the following are encoded:
- the cmk gene encoding (d)CMP kinase, with protein MSGTSPATEREIDRNLFVTVSGPPGCGATTLVEGLAEALDCGYVSGGELFREIAAERDMSLSQLIAKTGESEEIDRALDRRLRRIAEKWGAANKAFILESRLAGWIAGNRADVRIWLDAPDEVRADRTLDREEMTSEMQVREVIEEKRYQSYYGIDLSDRSIYDLAINTGRWDVETTLDVALTAIEGYDVDDDEGAFDTPDFEI; from the coding sequence ATGAGTGGAACCTCGCCGGCGACGGAGCGGGAGATCGACCGAAACCTGTTCGTCACCGTCTCCGGTCCGCCGGGCTGCGGGGCGACGACGCTGGTCGAGGGGCTGGCGGAGGCGCTCGACTGCGGCTACGTCTCCGGCGGGGAGCTGTTCCGCGAGATCGCCGCCGAGCGCGACATGAGCCTCTCGCAGCTGATCGCGAAGACCGGCGAGTCCGAGGAGATCGACCGCGCGCTCGACCGGCGGCTCCGCCGGATCGCCGAGAAGTGGGGCGCCGCCAACAAGGCGTTCATCCTGGAGTCGCGCCTCGCCGGGTGGATCGCCGGGAACCGCGCCGACGTCCGGATCTGGCTCGACGCCCCCGACGAGGTGCGCGCCGACCGGACGCTCGACCGCGAGGAGATGACCTCCGAGATGCAGGTCCGGGAAGTGATCGAAGAGAAGCGCTACCAGTCGTACTACGGGATCGACCTGTCCGACCGCTCGATCTACGACCTCGCGATCAACACGGGGCGGTGGGACGTGGAGACGACGCTCGACGTCGCGCTCACCGCGATCGAGGGGTACGACGTCGACGACGACGAGGGCGCGTTCGACACGCCCGACTTCGAGATTTAA
- a CDS encoding ATP-dependent helicase, with amino-acid sequence MTGLTERGAELPSARALLREALAEHDGPSVEFDPETVPLPDAHVLDRLSPPVRRWWVSEFGAYVGENGGFFTPPQREAIPHVDEGENCLVAAPTGSGKTLASFTAVLDDLFARERAGELENSVYCLYVSPLKSLANDIERNLEAPIEGIAAEAAAGDEGDGDPDPGVRQAIRHGDTSKADRQAMLEETPHVLNTTPETLAILLNSPKFKEKLRTVEYVVVDEIHSLAANKRGTHLAVSLERLTDLADGSPTRIGCSATVEPLDEVAEFLVGRERVAGEVGDESGLDPRPYELVDERFVREFDLELRTPAADLIHTPRSAVTDRFYNSLRDLIESHENTLVFTNSRSGAERTLQELRERFGYDESDSGCHHGSLGEGQRTRIEEGLKEGSLDVVTTSTSLELGIDMPHLDLVVQVGSPKSVAALLQRVGRAGHSPGETVEGRVFALDRDELVECAAMLARAEDGFVDRVFLPEGAYDVAAQHVYGMAINRIRPDREVRETLRRAHPYREFGEREYERLMRYLTADYEGLEDRNVYPKVWRDENDPPGGEHHHEEHPVGELLVGKRGRLARVIYMTNVGTIPDSFSCQVLTRDGEPVGTLDESYLDTLDPGDVFALGGERFAFRYRRGSKVYVDRTSERPTVPSWYSERLPLSYDLAREVLAFQGELLDRLSDGGPPAVRAWLREFPLDGNAVRAITRMYDEQVNYAGAESVPTPSRLVVEEELDRAEYKRRFYVHSNYGRRFNDGLSRLVAAAVANRTDANVAVAVADRGFSLALPLNRKVDVAGILRELDPDTAREDLREAVQGTDLLQRYFRIDAARSLLILKRYKGYEKTAAEQQVSAEMLLSFAEELDEFAVTEETYRELLEDRLDLAGIREVLSGVADGDVDVVHHTVDSPTPISFGLATLVDSDTVLADDESAVLREFHARVTESIEEVE; translated from the coding sequence GTGACCGGACTCACGGAACGCGGCGCGGAGCTCCCCTCGGCGAGGGCCCTCCTCCGCGAGGCCCTCGCCGAGCACGACGGCCCCTCCGTCGAGTTCGATCCGGAGACCGTGCCGCTCCCGGACGCCCACGTGCTCGACCGGCTCTCGCCGCCGGTCCGTCGCTGGTGGGTCTCGGAGTTCGGCGCGTACGTCGGCGAGAACGGCGGCTTCTTCACCCCGCCGCAGCGCGAGGCGATCCCCCACGTCGACGAGGGAGAGAACTGCCTCGTCGCCGCGCCGACCGGGAGCGGGAAGACGCTCGCCTCCTTCACCGCCGTACTCGACGACCTCTTCGCCCGAGAGCGGGCGGGAGAGCTGGAGAACTCGGTCTACTGCCTCTACGTCTCGCCGCTGAAGTCGCTCGCTAACGACATCGAGCGCAACCTGGAGGCCCCGATCGAGGGGATCGCGGCGGAGGCGGCCGCCGGCGACGAGGGAGACGGCGACCCCGATCCGGGGGTCAGGCAGGCGATCCGCCACGGCGACACGAGCAAAGCCGACCGGCAGGCGATGCTGGAGGAGACGCCGCACGTGCTCAACACCACGCCGGAGACGCTGGCGATCCTGCTCAACTCCCCGAAGTTCAAGGAGAAGCTCCGGACCGTCGAGTACGTCGTCGTCGACGAGATCCACTCGCTGGCGGCGAACAAGCGCGGCACCCACCTCGCCGTCTCGCTGGAGCGGCTGACGGATCTGGCCGACGGCTCCCCGACCCGGATCGGCTGCTCGGCGACGGTCGAGCCGCTCGACGAGGTGGCCGAGTTCCTCGTCGGCCGCGAGCGCGTCGCCGGCGAGGTGGGCGACGAGTCCGGGCTCGACCCCCGACCCTACGAGCTGGTGGACGAGCGCTTCGTCCGGGAGTTCGACCTCGAACTGCGGACGCCGGCGGCCGACCTGATCCACACGCCCCGATCGGCCGTCACCGATCGCTTTTATAACTCTCTCCGCGACCTGATCGAGTCCCACGAGAACACGCTGGTGTTCACCAACTCCCGGTCGGGCGCGGAGCGCACGTTGCAGGAGCTCCGCGAGCGGTTCGGCTACGACGAGTCGGACTCGGGCTGCCACCACGGGAGCCTCGGCGAGGGCCAGCGCACTCGGATCGAGGAGGGGCTGAAAGAGGGCTCGCTCGACGTGGTGACCACCTCGACGAGCTTGGAGCTCGGCATCGACATGCCGCACCTCGACTTGGTGGTGCAGGTCGGCTCGCCGAAGTCGGTCGCGGCGCTGCTCCAGCGCGTCGGGCGCGCCGGCCACAGTCCCGGCGAGACCGTCGAGGGGCGGGTGTTCGCGCTCGACCGCGACGAGCTGGTCGAGTGCGCGGCGATGCTCGCCCGCGCCGAGGACGGGTTCGTCGACCGCGTGTTCCTCCCCGAGGGAGCCTACGACGTGGCCGCCCAGCACGTCTACGGGATGGCGATAAACCGGATCCGACCCGACCGCGAGGTCCGCGAGACGCTCCGGCGCGCACACCCGTATCGCGAGTTCGGCGAGAGGGAGTACGAGCGGCTCATGCGGTACCTCACGGCGGACTACGAGGGGCTCGAAGACCGGAACGTCTACCCGAAGGTGTGGCGCGACGAGAACGACCCGCCGGGCGGGGAGCACCACCACGAGGAGCACCCGGTCGGCGAACTCCTCGTCGGGAAGCGCGGCCGGCTGGCGCGGGTCATTTATATGACCAACGTCGGGACAATCCCGGACTCGTTCAGCTGTCAGGTGCTCACTCGCGACGGCGAGCCGGTCGGGACGCTCGACGAGAGCTACCTCGACACCCTCGACCCCGGCGACGTGTTCGCGCTGGGGGGCGAGCGGTTCGCCTTCCGGTACCGCCGCGGCTCGAAGGTGTACGTCGACCGGACGAGCGAGCGCCCGACCGTCCCCTCGTGGTACTCCGAGCGGCTGCCGCTCTCCTACGACCTCGCGCGGGAGGTGCTGGCGTTCCAGGGCGAGCTGCTCGACCGGCTTTCAGACGGCGGCCCCCCGGCGGTCCGCGCGTGGCTCCGGGAGTTCCCCCTCGACGGGAACGCGGTCCGGGCAATCACGCGGATGTACGACGAGCAGGTCAACTACGCGGGCGCCGAGAGCGTCCCCACGCCCTCCCGGCTCGTCGTGGAGGAGGAGCTCGACCGGGCCGAGTACAAGCGCCGGTTCTACGTCCACTCGAACTACGGTCGGCGGTTCAACGACGGCCTCTCCCGGCTCGTCGCCGCCGCGGTCGCGAACCGCACGGACGCGAACGTCGCCGTCGCGGTCGCGGACCGCGGCTTCTCGCTCGCGCTCCCGCTGAACCGCAAGGTCGACGTCGCCGGGATCCTCCGCGAGCTGGACCCCGACACGGCGCGCGAGGACCTCCGCGAGGCGGTGCAGGGGACCGACCTCCTCCAGCGCTACTTCCGCATCGACGCGGCGCGCTCGCTCCTCATCTTGAAGCGGTACAAGGGGTACGAGAAGACGGCGGCCGAACAGCAGGTGTCGGCCGAGATGCTGCTGTCGTTCGCCGAGGAGCTCGACGAGTTCGCCGTCACCGAGGAGACGTACCGGGAGCTGCTGGAGGACCGCCTCGACCTCGCCGGCATTCGCGAGGTGCTCTCGGGGGTCGCCGACGGCGACGTCGACGTGGTCCACCACACGGTCGACTCACCGACCCCGATATCCTTCGGGCTCGCGACGCTCGTCGACTCCGACACGGTGCTCGCCGACGACGAGTCGGCGGTGCTCCGAGAGTTCCACGCCCGCGTCACGGAGTCGATCGAGGAGGTCGAGTGA
- a CDS encoding formyltransferase family protein gives MTRELTEITVVGGDKTGLIARVTSLLFERGINIEDLDQAVREGVFRMTTRVDASEMETSRGELRRALAELGRELDVDIQVRFPSDRDARRIALLVTKETHAPEALLEAEANNELADDGEEAEIPVVIGNRGDLRSLAERYDKPFYDVGDGNGNTDEGRLLDLLAEYDVDLIALARYMRILSPEVVFRYEGRIINVHPSLLPAFPGAEAYRQAKDAGVRVAGVTAHYVTTDLDQGPVIAQRAFDVPAGADVEAIKRRGQPLEADVLLDAVRLHLADAIAIHRGTVHVREDADVDAQLGLSDAAVDANPDEPVDGEPLSRSETPPIESD, from the coding sequence ATGACCCGCGAACTGACCGAGATCACGGTGGTCGGAGGAGACAAGACCGGACTCATCGCGCGGGTCACCTCCCTGCTGTTCGAGCGGGGGATCAACATCGAGGACCTCGACCAGGCGGTCCGCGAGGGCGTCTTCCGGATGACGACCCGCGTGGACGCCTCGGAGATGGAGACGTCCAGAGGCGAGCTCCGGCGCGCGCTCGCCGAGCTCGGCCGGGAGCTCGACGTCGACATCCAGGTGCGCTTCCCGAGCGACCGCGACGCGCGCCGGATCGCGCTGCTCGTCACGAAGGAGACGCACGCGCCCGAGGCGCTGCTGGAGGCCGAGGCCAACAACGAGCTCGCCGACGACGGGGAGGAGGCCGAGATCCCGGTCGTCATCGGCAACCGGGGCGACCTCCGGTCGCTCGCGGAGCGCTACGACAAGCCCTTCTACGACGTGGGCGACGGGAACGGCAACACCGACGAGGGCCGGCTGCTCGACCTGCTGGCCGAGTACGACGTGGACCTGATCGCCTTAGCCCGCTACATGCGGATCCTCTCGCCGGAGGTCGTCTTCCGCTACGAGGGCCGGATCATCAACGTCCACCCCTCGCTGCTGCCGGCGTTCCCCGGCGCGGAGGCGTACCGGCAGGCGAAGGACGCCGGCGTCCGCGTCGCGGGCGTCACCGCCCACTACGTCACGACCGACCTCGACCAGGGGCCCGTGATCGCCCAGCGCGCCTTCGACGTGCCCGCGGGCGCCGACGTCGAGGCGATCAAGCGCCGCGGGCAGCCCCTCGAGGCCGACGTGCTGCTCGACGCCGTCCGGCTCCACCTCGCCGACGCGATCGCGATCCACCGCGGCACGGTCCACGTGCGGGAGGACGCCGACGTCGACGCGCAGCTCGGCCTGAGCGACGCGGCCGTCGACGCCAACCCCGACGAGCCCGTCGACGGCGAGCCGCTGTCGCGCTCGGAGACGCCGCCGATCGAGAGCGACTGA
- the purS gene encoding phosphoribosylformylglycinamidine synthase subunit PurS: MTAYTATVTVRLKRGVLDPEAETTQQALERLGFELSDLRSADRFEVDLEAADADEAADRADEMAERLLANPTIHDYDVAVAER, translated from the coding sequence ATGACGGCATACACCGCGACGGTGACGGTCCGGCTGAAGCGGGGCGTCCTCGACCCGGAGGCCGAGACCACCCAGCAGGCGCTCGAACGCCTCGGGTTCGAGCTGTCGGACCTCCGGTCCGCCGACCGCTTCGAGGTGGACCTGGAGGCGGCCGACGCCGACGAGGCCGCCGACCGCGCCGACGAGATGGCCGAGCGGCTCCTCGCGAACCCGACCATCCACGACTACGACGTCGCGGTCGCCGAGCGATGA
- the purQ gene encoding phosphoribosylformylglycinamidine synthase I, with protein MTVAVVQFGGSNCDRDAVRALAHLGVDAERVWHEDGLPADPDGIVLPGGFSYGDYLRAGAMAARAPVMEEVREAAADGVPVIGVCNGAQIGAESGLTPGAFTTNASARFQCEPVHLRVERADTPWTAAYDEGDVIEVPIAHGEGRFEIGEEAHADLVADDRVLFRYCDADGNVTDAANPNGSTDNVAGVLGERETVAVLMPHPERATLPDLGRSTDGAGILRAFA; from the coding sequence ATGACGGTCGCCGTCGTCCAATTCGGCGGATCGAACTGCGACCGCGACGCGGTCCGCGCGCTGGCGCACCTCGGGGTCGACGCCGAGCGCGTCTGGCACGAGGACGGCCTCCCGGCCGACCCGGACGGGATCGTCCTCCCCGGCGGCTTCTCGTACGGCGACTACCTCCGCGCCGGCGCGATGGCCGCCCGCGCGCCGGTCATGGAGGAGGTCCGCGAGGCCGCGGCCGACGGCGTCCCCGTGATCGGTGTCTGCAACGGCGCGCAGATCGGCGCGGAGTCCGGGCTCACCCCCGGCGCGTTCACCACCAACGCCTCCGCGCGCTTCCAGTGCGAGCCCGTCCACCTGCGCGTCGAGCGCGCGGACACGCCCTGGACCGCCGCCTACGACGAGGGCGACGTGATCGAGGTCCCCATCGCGCACGGCGAGGGCCGCTTCGAGATCGGCGAGGAGGCACACGCCGACCTCGTCGCCGACGACCGCGTGCTCTTCCGCTACTGCGACGCCGACGGGAACGTCACCGACGCCGCCAACCCGAACGGCTCCACCGACAACGTCGCCGGCGTCCTCGGCGAGCGCGAGACGGTCGCCGTGCTCATGCCTCACCCCGAGCGCGCCACCCTCCCGGACCTCGGCCGGAGCACGGACGGGGCGGGCATCCTCCGAGCGTTCGCCTGA
- a CDS encoding SHOCT domain-containing protein: protein MTTFDRAERAAAGVAVAAFAGIAFLALAVGTPTASATGGTGVTSGGTVAGTGVTSTGTAGPLGMMGGGMMGGGMMGGAGGFPFVFFPFMFLTFAALLALGYVGIRAMAGPDESGQVDTKADDEETDPIARLQRRYTEGELTEAEFERALERELGGEETDGGVDRADDERDIGGASAERSLSGRER from the coding sequence ATGACTACGTTCGATCGGGCCGAACGCGCCGCTGCCGGCGTCGCCGTCGCTGCGTTCGCGGGTATCGCGTTCCTCGCGCTCGCCGTCGGGACGCCGACCGCGAGCGCGACCGGCGGCACCGGGGTGACGAGCGGCGGGACGGTGGCCGGCACCGGGGTGACGAGCACCGGGACGGCGGGTCCCCTCGGGATGATGGGCGGCGGGATGATGGGCGGCGGGATGATGGGCGGAGCGGGGGGCTTCCCGTTCGTCTTCTTCCCGTTCATGTTCCTCACGTTTGCGGCGCTCCTCGCGCTCGGCTACGTCGGGATCCGCGCGATGGCCGGACCGGACGAGAGCGGTCAGGTCGATACAAAGGCAGACGACGAAGAGACCGACCCGATCGCCCGGCTCCAGCGGCGGTACACCGAGGGCGAGCTCACCGAGGCCGAGTTCGAGCGGGCGCTCGAACGCGAACTCGGCGGCGAGGAGACCGACGGCGGCGTCGACCGGGCCGACGACGAGCGCGACATCGGCGGAGCGAGCGCGGAGCGTTCGCTCTCGGGACGCGAGCGATAG
- a CDS encoding VOC family protein yields the protein MQARHIDHVNLRIPAEGVDDAREFYGERLGFGIEDALYAADEKPFFDVRLSATAVVHLWPTASFEPPAATNYDHVAVVVEESLDEIAAELDAAGVEIEKTLDSPLGATGEAPAVYVRDPFGYRVELKARV from the coding sequence ATGCAGGCACGGCATATCGACCACGTGAACCTCCGGATCCCGGCGGAGGGCGTCGACGACGCCCGGGAGTTCTACGGCGAGCGGCTCGGGTTCGGGATCGAGGACGCGCTGTACGCGGCCGACGAGAAGCCCTTCTTCGACGTGCGGTTGTCGGCGACGGCCGTCGTTCACCTGTGGCCCACCGCTTCGTTCGAGCCGCCGGCGGCGACGAACTACGACCACGTCGCCGTCGTCGTCGAGGAGTCGCTCGACGAGATCGCGGCCGAACTCGACGCGGCCGGCGTCGAGATAGAGAAGACGCTCGACTCGCCCCTCGGCGCGACCGGGGAGGCGCCGGCGGTGTACGTCAGGGACCCGTTCGGGTACCGGGTCGAGCTGAAGGCGCGGGTGTGA
- a CDS encoding type I restriction enzyme HsdR N-terminal domain-containing protein: MDEETVTKYIERSQSLVEASPQMDEQNTRARLIDPFIRDVLGWDFYSTSIEMEYSVQMGSSKKKVDYALFADGSPAVFVEAKGCDTTISESHADQLRSYMRQEWVDWGLLTNGRSFLVFRLKKDGDRPDVELLRRMELADLTANDWLLAALSKESIQSGASTEIYERVERRRQAINALSDGKSEIAEAIRKTVVDRVGEVVSQPAESLSKTFVDDLISELESDQNDGRDTASNSTPSETVSGHGKETETVDSSDAYVVKIADQMESTSFSDDSQADLMGTVVDHLIREHDLIDAYAPLPYVPGKKIAILNDEPTHPSGEDMRLYRAAGGGYYVYTSLNKGDKKRHLTDFADACGVDISFDGDW, translated from the coding sequence ATGGACGAGGAGACGGTGACGAAGTATATTGAACGCTCGCAGTCGCTCGTGGAGGCGTCCCCGCAGATGGACGAGCAGAACACTCGGGCACGGCTGATAGATCCGTTTATAAGGGACGTACTCGGTTGGGACTTTTACTCGACATCGATCGAGATGGAATACTCGGTCCAGATGGGGTCGAGTAAAAAGAAAGTCGACTACGCGCTATTCGCCGACGGATCTCCGGCGGTGTTCGTCGAAGCGAAAGGCTGTGACACGACTATTTCCGAGTCGCACGCTGATCAGCTCCGAAGCTACATGCGCCAAGAGTGGGTCGACTGGGGACTTCTCACAAACGGAAGGTCGTTTCTTGTTTTCCGACTTAAAAAGGACGGCGACAGGCCAGACGTGGAACTTCTTAGGCGCATGGAACTGGCCGACCTCACTGCGAACGACTGGCTGCTTGCGGCATTATCTAAAGAATCGATCCAGTCGGGCGCGTCGACGGAAATATACGAGCGTGTCGAACGCCGTCGACAGGCGATTAATGCACTTTCCGACGGAAAATCGGAGATCGCCGAAGCGATCCGGAAAACCGTTGTAGACCGCGTCGGCGAAGTCGTCTCACAGCCGGCGGAGTCTCTTTCGAAAACTTTTGTCGATGACCTAATTTCGGAGCTGGAAAGCGATCAAAATGACGGTCGAGACACCGCGAGCAATTCCACGCCATCGGAAACTGTGTCAGGCCACGGTAAAGAGACCGAAACCGTCGATTCGTCCGATGCATACGTAGTCAAAATCGCTGATCAAATGGAGTCTACATCGTTCAGCGACGACAGTCAGGCCGATCTTATGGGAACAGTCGTGGATCATCTCATTAGGGAACACGACCTGATCGACGCGTATGCCCCGCTTCCGTACGTTCCGGGAAAGAAAATCGCGATACTGAACGATGAGCCGACTCACCCGTCGGGCGAAGATATGCGTTTATATCGTGCGGCCGGCGGCGGCTACTACGTGTACACCTCGCTGAACAAGGGAGACAAGAAGCGCCACCTCACCGACTTCGCCGACGCGTGCGGCGTCGACATCTCTTTTGACGGCGACTGGTAA
- the ilvD gene encoding dihydroxy-acid dehydratase: protein MSEQQSRSDEGETARGRGDADRFAGEKDEDLRSRDVTEGAARAPHRSMFRAMGFDDEDLSSPIVGVPNPAADITPCNVHLDDVADAAIEGIDAAGGMPIEFGTITISDAISMGTEGMKASLISREVIADSVELVSFGERMDALVTVAGCDKNLPGMLMASIRTDLPSVFLYGGSIMPGEHEGRDVTIVQVFEGVGAYAEGDMSGEELDDLERHACPGAGSCGGMFTANTMASISEALGMAPLGSASAPAEDQERYAVAERAGELVLDCIENDRRPSDILSRESFENAIALQTAIGGSTNGVLHLLALAAEADVDLSIEDFDEISRRTPKIADLQPGGSRVMNDLHEVGGVPVVLRRLLEADLLHGDAMTVTGRTLAEEIAELEERGTLPDDDDIEADFLYTVDEPKEEEGAIKILKGNLAPDGSVLKVTGDDEFYHEGPARVFENEEDAMEYVQSGAVDSGDVIVIRNEGPTGGPGMREMLGVTAAVVGAGHEDDVALLTDGRFSGATRGPMIGHVAPEAADGGPIGLIEDGDHITVDIPERDLAVDLSDEELAERREAWEAPAPQYEGGILAKYARDFDSAAAGAVTNPRLTQDR from the coding sequence ATGAGCGAACAGCAGTCACGATCCGACGAGGGGGAGACCGCTCGCGGGCGCGGAGACGCGGACCGGTTCGCGGGCGAGAAGGACGAGGATCTGCGGAGCAGGGACGTGACGGAGGGCGCGGCGCGCGCCCCCCACCGCTCGATGTTCCGGGCGATGGGGTTCGACGACGAGGACCTCTCCTCGCCGATCGTCGGCGTGCCGAACCCGGCGGCCGACATCACGCCGTGTAACGTCCACCTCGACGACGTCGCCGACGCGGCGATAGAGGGGATCGACGCCGCGGGCGGGATGCCGATCGAGTTCGGGACGATCACCATCTCCGACGCCATCTCGATGGGGACCGAGGGGATGAAGGCGAGCCTCATCTCACGGGAGGTCATCGCCGACTCGGTCGAACTGGTCTCGTTCGGCGAGCGCATGGACGCGCTGGTGACGGTGGCTGGCTGTGACAAGAACCTCCCCGGCATGCTGATGGCGTCGATCCGCACCGACCTCCCGAGCGTCTTCCTCTACGGCGGCTCGATCATGCCCGGCGAACACGAGGGGCGCGACGTCACCATCGTCCAGGTGTTCGAGGGCGTCGGCGCCTACGCCGAGGGCGATATGAGCGGGGAGGAGCTCGACGACTTGGAGCGCCACGCCTGCCCCGGCGCGGGCTCCTGTGGCGGGATGTTCACCGCCAACACGATGGCCTCCATCTCCGAGGCGCTCGGGATGGCGCCGCTCGGCTCCGCCTCCGCGCCCGCCGAGGACCAAGAGCGCTATGCGGTCGCGGAGCGGGCGGGCGAGCTCGTCTTGGACTGCATCGAGAACGACCGCCGCCCCTCCGACATCCTCTCACGGGAGTCGTTCGAGAACGCGATCGCGCTCCAGACCGCGATCGGGGGCTCGACGAACGGCGTCCTCCACCTGCTCGCTTTGGCCGCCGAGGCCGACGTCGACCTCTCGATCGAGGACTTCGACGAGATCTCGCGGCGCACGCCGAAGATCGCCGACCTCCAGCCCGGCGGGAGCCGCGTGATGAACGACCTCCACGAGGTCGGGGGCGTCCCGGTCGTGCTCCGTCGCCTGCTGGAGGCCGACCTGCTCCACGGCGACGCGATGACCGTCACCGGCCGCACCCTCGCCGAGGAGATCGCGGAACTAGAGGAGCGCGGCACGCTCCCGGACGACGACGATATCGAGGCCGACTTCCTCTACACCGTCGACGAGCCGAAGGAGGAGGAGGGCGCCATCAAGATCCTCAAGGGGAACCTCGCGCCTGACGGCTCGGTGCTGAAGGTGACCGGCGACGACGAGTTCTACCACGAGGGGCCCGCCCGCGTGTTCGAGAACGAGGAGGACGCGATGGAGTACGTCCAATCTGGCGCGGTCGACTCCGGTGACGTGATCGTGATCCGCAACGAGGGGCCGACCGGCGGCCCCGGGATGCGCGAGATGCTCGGCGTCACCGCCGCCGTCGTCGGCGCGGGCCACGAGGACGATGTCGCGCTCCTCACCGACGGGCGATTCTCCGGCGCGACGCGCGGCCCGATGATCGGCCACGTCGCCCCCGAGGCGGCCGACGGCGGCCCGATCGGCCTCATCGAGGACGGCGACCACATCACCGTCGACATCCCCGAGCGCGACCTCGCGGTCGACCTCTCCGACGAGGAGCTCGCGGAGCGCCGCGAGGCGTGGGAGGCGCCCGCGCCGCAGTACGAGGGCGGCATCCTCGCGAAGTACGCCCGCGACTTCGACTCCGCGGCCGCCGGCGCCGTGACGAACCCGCGGCTGACGCAAGACCGCTAG
- a CDS encoding NYN domain-containing protein — protein sequence MESSREDEEPVGVALFVDGPNVLREEFDVDLDDVRRAAEAEGPLVTTRLYLDEHATPGLIQAAEARGFEVVITSGDVDVKLAVDAARFAAEDRMSVLAIASRDTDFKPVVETANGYGIRTLAIAPGEFGRSDALRNAANGSVTLEEANGEDDETNGSGDEDAADWAGDEDADGGDAADGDATDAEPGDSETDSGATADSAPE from the coding sequence ATGGAATCCAGTCGGGAGGACGAGGAGCCGGTCGGCGTGGCGCTGTTCGTCGACGGGCCGAACGTGTTGCGCGAGGAGTTCGACGTCGACCTCGACGACGTGCGGCGGGCCGCCGAGGCGGAGGGCCCGCTCGTCACGACGCGGCTCTACCTCGACGAGCACGCGACCCCGGGGCTCATTCAGGCCGCCGAGGCGCGCGGGTTCGAGGTGGTGATCACGAGCGGCGACGTCGACGTGAAACTCGCCGTCGACGCCGCCCGGTTCGCGGCCGAGGACCGGATGTCGGTCCTCGCGATCGCCTCCCGGGACACCGACTTCAAGCCCGTCGTCGAGACGGCGAACGGGTACGGGATCCGGACCCTCGCGATCGCGCCCGGCGAGTTCGGGCGGTCCGACGCCCTGCGCAACGCCGCGAACGGGTCGGTGACCCTCGAGGAGGCGAACGGGGAGGACGACGAGACGAACGGGAGCGGAGACGAGGACGCCGCAGATTGGGCCGGCGACGAGGACGCCGACGGCGGGGACGCCGCAGACGGGGACGCCACCGACGCCGAACCCGGCGACTCGGAGACCGATTCGGGCGCGACGGCCGACTCCGCGCCGGAGTGA
- a CDS encoding S26 family signal peptidase produces the protein MKRNVSGLLAPAAAVLLVALVVAAAAGAWPPFVAVESGSMEPTVERGDLVVVTSTERFPWGGLVASDEPGAPTRLGGRGDVVVFDPPDAETRPILHRIAFPVSAGEDWTDRADPALLDGDCAAIEACPAPHDGYITYGDANGEYDQSAGIAPVVREEWISAKALVSVPNLGWFRVGVDAAIARLGLLPTALGVGGAAAVAGGFGAVLIGRIGRGRDGAGE, from the coding sequence GTGAAGCGGAACGTCTCCGGACTGCTCGCGCCCGCCGCCGCGGTCCTGCTCGTCGCGCTCGTCGTCGCGGCGGCCGCGGGCGCGTGGCCCCCGTTCGTCGCCGTCGAGAGCGGGAGCATGGAGCCGACCGTCGAGCGCGGCGACCTCGTGGTCGTCACCTCGACGGAGCGGTTCCCCTGGGGCGGGCTGGTCGCGAGCGACGAGCCCGGCGCCCCGACGCGACTCGGCGGCCGGGGCGACGTGGTGGTGTTCGACCCGCCCGACGCGGAGACGCGGCCGATCCTCCACCGGATCGCGTTTCCCGTCAGCGCCGGGGAGGACTGGACGGACCGCGCGGACCCGGCGCTGCTCGACGGCGACTGCGCCGCGATCGAGGCCTGTCCCGCGCCCCACGACGGGTACATCACCTACGGCGACGCGAACGGAGAGTACGACCAGAGCGCGGGGATCGCCCCGGTCGTCCGCGAGGAGTGGATCAGCGCCAAGGCGCTGGTCTCGGTCCCGAACCTCGGCTGGTTCCGGGTCGGCGTCGACGCCGCAATCGCTCGGCTCGGCCTCCTGCCGACCGCCCTCGGCGTCGGCGGCGCCGCGGCGGTCGCGGGCGGCTTCGGCGCGGTGCTGATCGGGCGGATCGGCCGCGGGCGCGACGGTGCGGGGGAGTGA